Proteins encoded within one genomic window of Scheffersomyces stipitis CBS 6054 chromosome 3, complete sequence:
- a CDS encoding predicted protein: MANILLLLHPTVVTDQHLVENVKADIRKSVGDAHVEQHIIDRVTRGEVELTRNTYDKIIYINPNVHNRSIPASLMKLVYETLIDEGEFSGDLPTDQALDVLMTGFIVSDTNDQCWIKPKPIESVSIPLRRKGKKTDASVSASSGTTALPLFKKLSSNSNNNNNSSSPIGLTDSSAANTDEETDEANVMKRKLDAAKLTYFSDSDSENEEDENDDIINEDDLIKDSNQLDLRSRLIIPKSCEIPNGKKRRKACKDCTCGLKEIEEQEEAQQRSLQDSILGKMAQSATLEAIKIEERLKRQPVKFKDEDLAEIDFTVEGKTGGCGSCALGDAFRCDGCPYLGMPPFKPGEIVSIDSLGEDL; this comes from the exons ATGGCAAATATTCTCCTTCTTTTGCATCCTACGGTCGTGACCGACCAACACTTGGTCGAAAACGTTAAAGCTGACATACGGAAGTCTGTTGGCGACGCACACGTAGAACAGCATATCATAGACAGAGTCACGCGAGGAGAAGTAGAGTTGACCAGAAATACCTACGACAAGATCATATACATAAACCCTAATGTCCACAACAGAAGTATCCCAGCgctgttgatgaagttggTGTACGAAACTTTGATAGATGAAGGTGAATTTAGTGGAGATTTACCTACAGATCAGGCTCTAGATGTCTTGATGACCGGCTTTATTGTTAGTGATACTAACGACCAGTGCTGGATTAAGCCTAAGCCGATCGAATCCGTGTCCATTCCTCttagaagaaaaggaaagaagacTGATGCGTCCGTTTCAGCATCCAGTGGAACCACGGCGTTGccattgttcaagaagttgtct AGTAAtagcaacaacaacaataacagcAGCAGCCCTATTGGTTTAACTGATTCTTCTGCTGCCAATacagacgaagaaacagaCGAGGCCAACGTGATGAAGCGCAAGTTGGATGCTGCGAAGTTGACGTATTTCAGCGACTCGGATAgtgaaaacgaagaagatgaaaacgaCGACATaatcaacgaagacgacttAATCAAAGATTCAAACCAACTAGACTTGAGATCGCGTTTGATAATACCCAAGAGCTGTGAGATTCCCAACGgcaagaaaagaagaaaggcATGCAAAGACTGTACCTGTGGATTGAAGGAAATCgaagaacaggaagagGCACAACAGAGATCGTTACAGGATTCTATATTGGGCAAGATGGCGCAGTCAGCTACTCTTGAAGCCATCAAGATCGAGGAAAGGTTGAAGAGACAACCCGTGAAGTTCAAGGACGAAGACTTGGCTGAAATCGACTTTACTGTTGAAGGTAAGACTGGTGGCTGTGGGTCATGTGCATTGGGTGATGCCTTCAGATGTGATGGATGTCCATATTTGGGAATGCCACCTTTCAAGCCAGGTGAAATAGTCAGTATCGACAGTTTGGGTGAGGATCTTTAG
- the LAC3 gene encoding putative lactose permease (go_component integral to membrane~go_function transporter activity~go_process transport), producing LYTICAGLYLCSTMNGYDGSLQTAIETLPAYRTYFNLSNSASDTGLVFSIFPAGAICATIFIWLGDYIGRVLTIIIGLVGTIVGSIVVSSTHNHSAYIGGRFLLSFFSTIANCTAAILLTESVPYDMRWLVGCFNTFYYIGSIIATWTMYGTSKNFEGPQTFKIGLWLQILCPGMALVLICSSALLGFGDSPRYYYGKNKIETARDFIIKYHANGDVSHPIVAAEMEELELSFRTNGFLKPKDYLNYSNFFRTTSNRKRTALVVAWSWFNQFSGNQVITYYMTTLFLTLGIKNATTRLLLTGINSILCYIFATCGGLLIDRLPRRWVLLYANAGFVICFAGLAAAVRAFQADANNHTAASAGIAFMYLFMTIFFSFAFTPLQPIYPAEVMSNDMRGRGMALYFFISNVASFVNLYSAPVAMQNIKYWYYVFFVFWDAFQFAIIYFFFVETCALTLEEIEVVFKEKHTVKESIKFNKRKEEIMREEEITREEYTEQKTNS from the exons TTGTATACGATATGTGCTGGTTTATATCTTTGCTCAACCATGAATGGCTATGACGGAAGTTTGCAAACTGCTATAGAAACACTTCCAGCTTACAGAACGTACTTCAATCTCAGCAACTCGGCCAGCGATACTGGTTTGGTGTTCCTGATTTTTCCAGCTGGTGCTATTTGTGCCACAATCTTCATTTGGTTGGGTGATTATATCGGCAGAGTGCTAACTATAATCATTGGCTTGGTTGGGACTATTGTGGGCTCAATAGTTGTAAGCTCTACCCATAATCATAGTGCTTATATCGGTGGGAGATTTCTTCTaagtttcttctccacaatTGCTAATTGTACAGCTGCAATTCTATTGACAGAGTCTGTTCCATATGATATGAGATGGTTGGTGGGCTGTTTCAATACATTCTACTACATTGGAAGTATCATTGCTACATGGACAATGTACGGCACAAGTAAAAACTTCGAAGGTCCCCAAACTTTCAAAATTGGCTTGTGGCTACAGATCCTCTGTCCTGGTATGGCTCTTGTTCTTATCTGTCTGAGTGCTCTATTGGGATTTGGAGACTCTCCCAGATACTATTATGGcaagaacaagatcgaAACAGCGAGGGACTTCATTATAAAGTACCATGCTAATGGTGATGTTTCGCATCCGATTGTTGCTGCAGAGatggaagagttggagttgtCGTTTCGAACAAATGGGTTCTTGAAACCAAAGGATTACCTTAACTATAGTAATTTTTTCCGTACCACTTCCAATCGCAAGAGAACAGCATTAGTTGTGGCCTGGTCTTGGTTCAACCAATTCAGTGGCAACCAGGTGATCACATACTATATGACTACCTTGTTCTTAACTTTAGGAATTAAAAATGCCACAACAAGATTGCTCTTGACAGGCATCAACTCAATTCTCTGCTATATTTTTGCAACATGTGGAGGTTTGCTTATTGACCGTCTACCTAGAAGATGGGTTCTCTTGTATGCCAATGCTGGGTTTGTTATTTGTTTTGCAGGGTTGGCCGCAGCTGTTAGAGCTTTCCAAGCAGATGCAAACAACCATACAGCCGCATCTGCCGGCATTGCCTTTATGTATTTGTTCATgacaatcttcttttcctttgcATTCACTCCATTGCAGCCCATTTACCCGGCCGAAGTAATGTCCAATGACATGAGAGGCAGAGGAATGGCTTTGTACTTTTTCATAAGTAACGTCGCCTCGTTTGTCAACTTGTATTCGGCGCCGGTGGCCATGCAGAATATCAAGTATTGGTACTATGTGTTTTTTGTCTTTTGGGATGCTTTCCAGTTTGCCATCatctactttttcttcgttgaaaCTTGTGCTTTGACCTTAGAGGAAATCGAGGTTGTGTTTAAAGAGAAACATACCGTGAAAGAGAGTATCAAGTT TAAtaagagaaaagaagagataatgagagaagaagagataaCGAGAGAAGAATATACAGAGCAAAAGACAAATAGCTGA